The window CCTGGTGGTGCCGGTCGCGCTGGCGACCATCATCGCGGCGCTGCTGCTGCCCGTCGTCGACTTCCTGGACCGCCGGGGCGCGCCCCGCGGCGGGGCGGTCGCGCTGGTGCTGCTCACCGGTTTCGCGTTGTTCGGGGGGCTGCTCGCGTTCGTCGTGACCCAGTTCGTCGAGGGCGCACCGGATCTGGTGGGTCAGGTGTCGACGAGCATCGAGGGGGTCGGCAAGTGGCTCACCGACGGTCCGCTGCAGGTCAGTGACCAGCAGATCAACCAGGCCCGCGACACGGCGATCGAGGCGCTGCAGAGCAACCAGGAGAAGCTGACCAGCGGTGCGCTGTCGACCGCGGGCACGCTGACCGAGATCGTCACCGGTGCGCTGCTGGTGTTCTTCACGCTGATCTTCCTGCTGCACGGCGGCCGCAACATCTTCAGCTTCGTCACCCGGATCTTCCCGTCCCATGTGCGGGGCCGGGTGCACGACGCCGGACGGGCGGGTTTCCGGTCGCTGATCGGCTACGTGCGGGCGACGTTCCTGGTGGCCGCCGTCGACGCGATCGGCATCGGGGTGGGCCTGGCGATCATGGGCGTACCGCTGGCGCTGCCGCTGGCGTCGCTGGTGTTCATGGGCGCCTTCGTCCCGCTGGTCGGCGCGGTGGTGACCGGGTTCCTCGCGGTGATCGTCGCGTTGATCGCGAAGGGCTGGATCTACGCGCTGATCACGCTCGGCCTGATCATCGCGGTGCAGCAGCTCGAAGGCCACGTCCTGCAGCCGTTGGTGATGGGCCGCGCCGTGGCGATCCACCCGTTGGCCATCGTGCTGGCGATCGCGGGCGGCGCGGTCCTGGCCGGCATCGTCGGCGCGCTGCTGGCGGTGCCCGTGCTGGCGTTCCTCAACAGCGCGATCCGTGTGCTCACCGCTGATGACCCCGTCGCCGAGGAACAGGCGATGGAAGAGCAGGACGAGGGCCTGGTCAACGCCGAACCCGACGACGTCGAGGCCCGCGAGTAGCGCTGCCGCCTCGCGAAACCGCCATCACGGTAGAGACGCGGCGTGCGCAGCAACCGTGGGGGCGGTTTCGCGAAACGGCAGGCTCTACAGTCGGCCCTCGCGACGCAGCAGGTCCTGCGCGCTGACACCGGAGCCACCGCGGCGCGGTGCATTGGGATCGGGCCGGGTGTTGAGCTTCTCCGTCGCCGCCTCGGCGTCCGGCTTGCGCTGCGCCGGGATGGCCCGGGTGGCGGTGTCGTCGGGCTCGTCGTCGGACGCGGCGTCCTCACCGCTGTCGGGCATCGCCCGGGTCGGTTCGGCCGACGGGCGCATCGGCTGCGGCGCGCCGGCCGGGCCGGTGGTGCCGCCGCCGCGCAGGTCGCCGAGCCACGACTCGATCTCCCGCTCATCGCGGGCCGGAGAGCCCGACGGCGGCGGTGTGGGAGACGGCGGTGTGGGAGACGGCGGAGTGGGAGACGAGGACGGCATCGCGCGCTGCGCTGCGGCCGCGGCTCCGCTGACCGCGTTGCGCACCGCGTTCTTCGCGATCGACAGCCGGGTCGTCTGCGGCTCGTCCTGCGCCGGGGGCGGAGGAGTAACGGGTGGCCGCGGCGGGGCGGTCGGGATGCGGGTGGTCCCGGCGGCCGCCGGGTCCGGGTACGTCGGGGTGCCCATCCGGGTGGTGACGGCGGGAGGCCGCACCGGCGCGGGATGCGTGGGGTCGTGCGGCGGCAGTGCGCGCGGCGGCGCCATCACCGGGGGTCCGCCGGCGCCGACGAGCGCCTCTGCGGGCGCCTCGCGCTCCTCGCGCACGGCGGGACGCTTGCGCTCGTCGGGCAGTTCGGTCTCGCCGAGGCCCAGCTTCTCCTGGATGCGCTTCATCCAGCGCGGCGCCCACCAGCAGTCGTCGCCGAGCAGCTTCATGATCGCCGGCACCAGGAACATACGGATGATCGTCGCGTCCAGCAGCAGCGCGATGAGCAGGCCGAACGCCAGGTACTTCATCATCACCAGGTCGGAGAACACGAACGCACCCGCGACCACGGCCAGCACCAGAGCCGCGCCGGTGATGAGGCGGCCGGTGGTCGCGGTGCCGATGCGGATGGCCTCGGCCGTGGAGAGCCCGCGCTCGCGGGCCTCGACCATGCGGGAGACCAGGAACACCTCGTAGTCGGTCGACAGACCCCAGATCACCGCGATGATCAAGCCGATCATCGGGGCCATCAGCGGCTGCGGTGTGTAGTTCATCAGCCCGGAGCCGTGGCCGTCGACGAACATCCACGTCAGGATGCCCATCGTCGAGCCGAGCGTCAGGGCGCTCATCAACGCCGCCTTGATCGGCAGCACGATCGAGCCGAACGCGAGGAACATCAGGATCGTCGTCGTGACGATCAGCACCAGACCCATCAGCGGCAGCTTGTCGAACAGGCTGTGGATGCTGTCCTGCTCCAGCGCGGGCGTGCCGCCGACCGAGATGTCCACACCGCGTGGCGGCTGGATGGAACGGAGCTCGTCGATCTTCTGTGACGCGTCGTTGCGGTCGACCAGTCCGTTCTGCAGCACCCGGATCGACGGATCCTTGGTTCCCGTGTCCTGGGCGGCGCGCTCCTGCCACATCTTGGACGGATCGTTGTCCGGATCGATGAAGCCGGGGACCGTCATCGCCTTCGCGCGCACCTCGGCGAGCTGCTGGTCGGTGACCGGCTCGCCGTCCTGGCGTTCGATCACCAGCGTCAGCGGCTCGGTGCGGAAGCCGGGGAAGGTGCGGTCGAAGTCCTCCTGCGCCGTACGGACACCGTTGTCCGGCGGCAGATACTTCTCGCTGATACCGCCCAGCGCCAGCTGGCCGAGCGGCAGGATCAGCAGGATCATGCCGATCAGGATCGGCGCGGCGAATGCGATCGGCCGCTTCATCACGACGTTGACGAGTTTGCCCCAGAAGCCCTTCTCGACCTCGGCGCGCGTCTTGGTCTTCTGCGTCTTCTCGGCCAGCCACTCGACCCACCACACGATGGGACCGCGCGCCAGCGGGACGTAGCGCGCGAGTGCCAGGCCTCCGGCGACGACGGCGACGAAGATCACGACGCCGATGAGGACCCAGTACAGGCCGTCGCCCAGGGACTCCCTGTTGGCGATCGCGAGGTAGGCGATCCAGCCGAGCAGCCCGACGTAGCCCAGGGCCAGGCCGATCATGGTCAGCGGCAGCCCCTGCTCACCGGTTTGGCGGATCTGCTTGCGGGCCCGGTGGCCGAGGAAGATGCCCACCGGCGGGA is drawn from Mycolicibacterium gilvum and contains these coding sequences:
- a CDS encoding AI-2E family transporter, translated to MSARPPFDSIADDSVTPLVRMAAAWSWRLLVIFAAIVTLLWLVLRLEILVVPVALATIIAALLLPVVDFLDRRGAPRGGAVALVLLTGFALFGGLLAFVVTQFVEGAPDLVGQVSTSIEGVGKWLTDGPLQVSDQQINQARDTAIEALQSNQEKLTSGALSTAGTLTEIVTGALLVFFTLIFLLHGGRNIFSFVTRIFPSHVRGRVHDAGRAGFRSLIGYVRATFLVAAVDAIGIGVGLAIMGVPLALPLASLVFMGAFVPLVGAVVTGFLAVIVALIAKGWIYALITLGLIIAVQQLEGHVLQPLVMGRAVAIHPLAIVLAIAGGAVLAGIVGALLAVPVLAFLNSAIRVLTADDPVAEEQAMEEQDEGLVNAEPDDVEARE
- a CDS encoding efflux RND transporter permease subunit, which produces MFAWWGRTVYQYRYIVIGVMVALCLGGGVYGMSLGQHVTQSGFYDEGSQSVHASLVSDEAYGRDRTSHVVAILTPPDGEKVDNPEWMEKVTGELNDLVAENEDRIVSWVGWLRAPDAAAETVQQMKTEDLSKTFVSIPLKGENDDEILKNYQAIEPQLSQVNDGGIQLAGLQPLASELTGTIGEDQKRAEVAAIPLVCVVLFFVFGGVIAAALPGIIGGLTIAGALGIMRVFAEFMPVHFFAQPVVTLMGLGIAIDYGLFMVSRFREEIAEGYDTEAAVRRAVMTSGRTVMFSAVILVASSVPLLLFPQGFLKSITYAIIASVMLAAILSVTVLPAALAILGPRVDALGVRWLLKFVNNEVSSDPSNTRTNQFAIASIPAGLLLPPVGIFLGHRARKQIRQTGEQGLPLTMIGLALGYVGLLGWIAYLAIANRESLGDGLYWVLIGVVIFVAVVAGGLALARYVPLARGPIVWWVEWLAEKTQKTKTRAEVEKGFWGKLVNVVMKRPIAFAAPILIGMILLILPLGQLALGGISEKYLPPDNGVRTAQEDFDRTFPGFRTEPLTLVIERQDGEPVTDQQLAEVRAKAMTVPGFIDPDNDPSKMWQERAAQDTGTKDPSIRVLQNGLVDRNDASQKIDELRSIQPPRGVDISVGGTPALEQDSIHSLFDKLPLMGLVLIVTTTILMFLAFGSIVLPIKAALMSALTLGSTMGILTWMFVDGHGSGLMNYTPQPLMAPMIGLIIAVIWGLSTDYEVFLVSRMVEARERGLSTAEAIRIGTATTGRLITGAALVLAVVAGAFVFSDLVMMKYLAFGLLIALLLDATIIRMFLVPAIMKLLGDDCWWAPRWMKRIQEKLGLGETELPDERKRPAVREEREAPAEALVGAGGPPVMAPPRALPPHDPTHPAPVRPPAVTTRMGTPTYPDPAAAGTTRIPTAPPRPPVTPPPPAQDEPQTTRLSIAKNAVRNAVSGAAAAAQRAMPSSSPTPPSPTPPSPTPPPSGSPARDEREIESWLGDLRGGGTTGPAGAPQPMRPSAEPTRAMPDSGEDAASDDEPDDTATRAIPAQRKPDAEAATEKLNTRPDPNAPRRGGSGVSAQDLLRREGRL